From Myotis daubentonii chromosome 15, mMyoDau2.1, whole genome shotgun sequence, one genomic window encodes:
- the PIH1D1 gene encoding PIH1 domain-containing protein 1 produces the protein MADLKLLVPELNEAEAMGAETARFQELLLQASKELQQAQTSRPESTQIQPQPGFCVKTNSSEGKVFINICHSSSIPPPADMTEDQLLQMLEEDQAGFRIPMSLGEPHAELDAKGQGCTAYDVAVNSDFYRRMQNSDFLRELVITIAREGLEDKYSLQLSPEWRLLKNRPFMGSISQQNIRSRQRPPIQELGNVFTADSLRPAESPEKPHLNLWLEAPDLLLAEIDLPKLDGALGLSLEIGENRLVMGGPQQLYQLDAYIPLRINSAESKAAFHRKRRQLMVAMPLLSAPS, from the exons ATGGCGGACTTGAAGCTGCTGGTGCCGGAGCTGAACGAGGCGGAGGCCATGGGCGCCGAGACTGCGCGTTtccaggagctgctgctgcag GCCTCCAAGGAGCTCCAGCAGGCCCAGACGAGCAGACCAGAATCAACACAGATCCAACCTCAACCAG GCTTCTGCGTAAAGACCAATTCATCCGAAGGGAAGGTTTTCATCAACATCTGTCactcttcctccatccctcccccggCTGACATGACCGAGGACCAGCTGCTTCAAATGCTGGAGGAGGACCAAGCCGGGTTTCGCATCCCCATGAGTCTGGGAGAGCCTCATGCCGAACTCGATGCAA AAGGCCAGGGTTGCACCGCCTACGACGTGGCTGTCAACAGCGACTTCTACCGGAGGATGCAG AACAGCGATTTCCTGCGCGAGCTGGTGATCACCATCGCCAGGGAGGGCCTGGAGGACAAATACAGCCTGCAGCTGAGTCCAG AGTGGCGCCTGTTGAAGAACCGGCCTTTTATGGGCTCCATCTCCCAGCAGAATATCCGCTCCCGCCAGCGTCCTCCGATCCAGGAGCTGGGGAACGTGTTTACCGCTGACTCCTTGAGGCCCGCGGAAAG CCCTGAGAAGCCCCACCTGAACCTCTGGCTGGAAGCCCCTGACCTCCTTTTGGCGGAAATTGACCTCCCCAAGCTG GATGGAGCTCTAGGGCTGTCGCTGGAGATTGGGGAGAACCGCCTGGTCATGGGGGGCCCCCAGCAGCTGTACCAGCTGGATGCCTACATCCCCCTGCGGATCAACTCTGCTGAGAGCAAGGCGGCCTTCCACCGGAAGAGAAGG CAATTGATGGTGGCGATGCCCCTTCTGTCCGCGCCTTCCTGA